From the genome of Pseudomonas mohnii:
ACCGAAACACGAGCCCAAGCCCGCTCCGGCCGTCGAACCTGCGGCGCCAATCACGTCCGAACAACCTCGCAACGAAACACCGAAACCCGCCAAACCGCGCCGCGAACCGAAGCCAAAGGCCCCGGTGATCCCGTGGAAACTCGAAGATTTCGTCGTCGAGCCGCAGGAAGGCAAAACCCGCTTCCACGATTTCAAACTTGCCCCGGAACTGATGCACGCCATCCAGGACCTGGGCTTCCCGTATTGCACGCCAATCCAGGCACAGGTGCTGGGCTTCACCCTCGCGGGCAAAGACGCCATCGGCCGCGCCCAGACCGGTACCGGCAAAACCGCTGCGTTCCTGATCTCGATCATCACCCAGCTGCTGCAAACCCCGCCGCCGAAAGAGCGCTACATGGGTGAGCCACGGGCACTGATCATCGCGCCGACCCGCGAGCTGGTGGTGCAGATCGCCAAGGACGCCGCCGACCTGACCAAATACACCGGTCTCAACGTCATGACCTTCGTCGGCGGCATGGACTTCGACAAGCAGCTCAAGCACCTCGAGGCCCGTCACTGCGACATCCTCGTCGCCACGCCGGGCCGCCTGCTGGACTTCAACCAGCGCGGCGACGTGCACCTGGACATGGTCGAAGTCATGGTGCTGGACGAAGCCGACCGCATGCTCGACATGGGTTTCATCCCGCAAGTGCGCCAGATCATTCGCCAGACCCCGCCCAAGAGCGAGCGTCAGACGTTGCTGTTCTCCGCGACCTTCACCGAAGACGTGATGAACCTCGCCAAGCAGTGGACCACCGACCCGGCCATTGTCGAAATCGAAATCACCAACGTCGCCAACGAAAACGTCGAGCAGCACATCTACGCGGTCGCCGCTGCCGACAAGTACAAACTGCTCTACAACCTGGTCAACGATAACGGCTGGGAGCGGGTGATCGTGTTCGCCAACCGCAAGGATGAAGTGCGGCGCATCGAAGAACGCCTGGTGCGTGATGGCATCAATGCGGCGCAGCTGTCCGGCGACGTGCCGCAGCTCAAGCGCATCAAGACCCTGGAAGGTTTCCGCGAAGGCAAGATCCGTGTCTTGGTCGCCACGGACGTGGCCGGGCGCGGCATCCACATTGACGGCATCAGCCACGTGATCAACTTCACCCTGCCGGAAGTCCCGGACGACTACGTGCACCGCATCGGGCGTACCGGTCGTGCGGGTGCCGACGGTGTCTCCATCAGTTTTGCCGGTGAAGACGACTCCTACCAGCTACCGTCCATCGAAGAGAAGCTGGGTCGCAAGATCAGCTGTGAAACGCCACCGACGCACCTGCTGCGTGCGGTTGAGCGCAAGCGTCCGTAACGGACGACGCGTAGAAAGAGGCGCAGCCGGAAACGGACTGCGCCTTTTTTTCGCCCGGCTTTTTTTAATAGGTGCTTGCTCGCGATATTTAAATGTCCATAATGGACAAATTAGTTTATCCCGATACCCGGAGCCACCATGACCAACAGCCCCCATGTGATCACCCAACCGCAGGCCCGTGAGTGGCTGGCCCAGGTCGACGTACCGCAGATCATGCGCAACCTGTTCCGCGACCTCGCCGCCGGCCAGGCGGTGCAACCGGCGCAGCAACTGGTGGAGTTTCCCCAGGGTGCCGGCGACTTCATCAACTATCTGGGTGTGCTGGCCAAAGAAGGCGTGTACGGGGTCAAGACGTCGCCGTACATCGTGCGCGAACAAGGCCCGCTGGTGACCGCCTGGACCTTACTGATGTCGATGCAGACCGGTCAGCCGCTACTGTTGTGCGATGCGGGCGAACTGACCACGGCGCGCACCGCCGCGACGACCGCCGTGGCGGTCGATGCACTTGCACCACTCAAAGCGACTCGCCTGGCAATCATCGGCAGCGGCAAGGTCGCCCAGGCGCATTTGCGCTACGTGAAGAACCTGCGCGACTGGCAGAGCATCAGCCTGTACTCGCCAAACCTGAGCGACGACGTTGAAACCGTGGCCCTGCTGAAAAGCATCGAGCCACGCCTGACCGTCGTCGACAGCCGCGAAGCCGCTGTCGACGACGCGGAGGTGATCATGCTCTGCACCTCATCCGCCGGCCCGGTGATCGACCCGTCCAGCCTGCGCAAACCGGCGTTGATCACCTCCATCAGCACCAACGCCCCACGCGCCCACGAAGTGCCGCCGCAAAGCCTCAATGACATGCAGGTCTTCTGTGACT
Proteins encoded in this window:
- a CDS encoding ornithine cyclodeaminase family protein, coding for MTNSPHVITQPQAREWLAQVDVPQIMRNLFRDLAAGQAVQPAQQLVEFPQGAGDFINYLGVLAKEGVYGVKTSPYIVREQGPLVTAWTLLMSMQTGQPLLLCDAGELTTARTAATTAVAVDALAPLKATRLAIIGSGKVAQAHLRYVKNLRDWQSISLYSPNLSDDVETVALLKSIEPRLTVVDSREAAVDDAEVIMLCTSSAGPVIDPSSLRKPALITSISTNAPRAHEVPPQSLNDMQVFCDYRLTTPGSAGEMLIAGEQHGWNNDAIVGDLADLLSEKVQRPDYHRHVFFRSIGLGLEDIALANAIYRLQP
- the rhlB gene encoding ATP-dependent RNA helicase RhlB, whose protein sequence is MTVLKALKKMFGKSETEQLAPVPSAPSQTPSHRADGHPSDRAATVAAPKHEPKPAPAVEPAAPITSEQPRNETPKPAKPRREPKPKAPVIPWKLEDFVVEPQEGKTRFHDFKLAPELMHAIQDLGFPYCTPIQAQVLGFTLAGKDAIGRAQTGTGKTAAFLISIITQLLQTPPPKERYMGEPRALIIAPTRELVVQIAKDAADLTKYTGLNVMTFVGGMDFDKQLKHLEARHCDILVATPGRLLDFNQRGDVHLDMVEVMVLDEADRMLDMGFIPQVRQIIRQTPPKSERQTLLFSATFTEDVMNLAKQWTTDPAIVEIEITNVANENVEQHIYAVAAADKYKLLYNLVNDNGWERVIVFANRKDEVRRIEERLVRDGINAAQLSGDVPQLKRIKTLEGFREGKIRVLVATDVAGRGIHIDGISHVINFTLPEVPDDYVHRIGRTGRAGADGVSISFAGEDDSYQLPSIEEKLGRKISCETPPTHLLRAVERKRP